One window of the Mycoplasmopsis anatis genome contains the following:
- the metG gene encoding methionine--tRNA ligase, producing MNKKTCYITTPIYYASGNLHIGHLYTTTVAWVLANYKKLQGYDVKLITGSDEHGQKIYEKALEQKLSPQEFVNQKSELFKKLWSDFKIDIDFIRTTDKKHEEVVNKIFDFFVEKGLIYKDKYDGLYSVSDEEFLTPTQAILKEDGNYYHPESGHKLINVSEESYFFKMNQFNQWIIDYIEENPEFLAPKKSVNEMQNNFLKNLNNLSVTRTNVDWGIKSNKDPKHTIYVWLDALCSYITALGFDFKNSSEEFDKYWKNGDEIIHLLGKEIARFHFVYWPIFIKGLNLRQPSRIQSHGWIVTPTGKMSKSKNNVVDPYDLLNKYHHEMIKYYFTSQIALGEDGIYDEQRFKDVINADLINNYGNLVSRTLTMISNSFDRPLKYSQTNEEIHEEIENKIINSKDKYIQYFDNLEIDKALKTAIELSSELNKYIDLTKPWTLKENKDELEKVLIRLLNGIYAVSTYLSVVLPEKINDVSQQLSNIEFSLKNIENFSKFDNIHTERKFIFFERLK from the coding sequence ATGAATAAAAAAACTTGTTATATTACTACACCTATTTACTATGCTTCAGGAAATTTACACATCGGACATCTTTATACAACAACAGTTGCTTGAGTGTTAGCAAATTACAAAAAACTTCAAGGTTATGATGTTAAATTAATTACAGGTTCAGATGAACATGGACAAAAAATTTATGAAAAGGCACTTGAACAAAAATTAAGTCCTCAAGAATTTGTTAATCAAAAATCTGAACTATTTAAAAAACTATGAAGTGATTTTAAAATTGATATTGACTTTATCAGAACAACAGATAAAAAACATGAAGAAGTAGTAAATAAAATTTTTGACTTTTTTGTCGAAAAAGGACTTATTTACAAAGATAAATATGATGGTTTATATTCAGTTAGTGATGAAGAATTTCTAACACCAACACAAGCAATTCTTAAAGAAGATGGTAATTATTATCACCCTGAAAGTGGACATAAATTAATAAATGTTTCGGAGGAAAGTTATTTCTTTAAAATGAATCAATTTAATCAATGAATCATTGATTACATTGAAGAAAATCCTGAATTTTTAGCACCTAAAAAATCAGTAAATGAGATGCAAAATAACTTCTTAAAAAATCTAAACAACCTTTCGGTAACTAGAACTAATGTTGATTGGGGAATTAAATCAAATAAAGACCCAAAACATACTATTTATGTTTGATTAGATGCTTTATGCAGTTATATAACAGCTTTAGGATTTGATTTTAAAAATTCTTCAGAAGAGTTTGATAAATATTGAAAAAATGGAGATGAAATTATTCATCTTTTAGGAAAAGAAATTGCTAGATTTCACTTTGTTTACTGACCGATTTTTATTAAGGGACTTAACTTACGTCAACCAAGTAGAATTCAAAGTCACGGTTGAATCGTAACTCCTACCGGAAAAATGAGTAAATCTAAAAATAATGTAGTAGACCCATATGATTTACTAAATAAATACCACCATGAAATGATAAAATATTATTTTACTAGTCAAATCGCACTTGGTGAAGATGGTATTTATGATGAACAAAGATTTAAAGATGTTATTAATGCAGATTTAATCAATAATTACGGAAATTTAGTTTCACGTACATTGACAATGATTTCAAATTCGTTTGATAGACCGCTTAAATATTCTCAAACCAATGAAGAAATTCATGAAGAAATTGAAAACAAAATTATCAACAGTAAAGATAAATACATTCAATATTTTGATAATTTGGAAATCGATAAGGCTCTAAAAACTGCCATTGAACTCTCGAGCGAATTAAATAAATACATTGATTTAACTAAACCATGAACACTTAAAGAAAATAAAGATGAACTAGAAAAAGTTTTGATTAGACTACTAAATGGAATTTATGCTGTGTCAACATATCTTTCAGTAGTATTACCTGAAAAAATCAATGATGTTTCTCAACAATTATCAAATATCGAATTTTCACTTAAAAACATTGAAAATTTCTCTAAATTTGATAACATACATACGGAAAGAAAATTTATTTTCTTTGAAAGACTAAAATAG
- a CDS encoding tRNA1(Val) (adenine(37)-N6)-methyltransferase: MQNIDKNWEINSLGFDSNLYVYQDKTMFNYSVDTILLGNFVQLNNKTSTLLEIGTNNGALSIFLAARHKNMQITALEIQTKACELAKINIAKNNMEEQISVVNQDFNIFWKEWNKTVNKKFQVIVCNPPFYPYDKTKASSKISVEKLIATHEIHLNLEQIIKGSSKLLEQKGYLNLVIPVERLVDCFQYMRNYNIEPKRVQFIIPRIQDKPKLVLIEGRMNAGWGVHFLPNLYLHSSEDKNSHEYLPEIKELYKPKIVGENNE; encoded by the coding sequence ATGCAAAATATTGACAAAAATTGAGAAATTAATTCGCTTGGTTTTGATTCAAATTTATATGTTTACCAAGACAAAACAATGTTTAATTATTCGGTAGATACAATTTTATTAGGTAATTTTGTTCAATTAAATAATAAAACTTCCACTTTACTAGAAATTGGTACTAATAATGGTGCATTATCAATTTTTCTAGCAGCTAGACACAAAAATATGCAAATCACTGCTTTAGAAATTCAAACAAAAGCTTGTGAACTAGCTAAAATTAATATTGCTAAAAACAATATGGAGGAACAAATAAGTGTTGTAAATCAAGACTTTAACATTTTTTGAAAAGAATGAAATAAAACTGTTAATAAAAAGTTCCAAGTTATTGTATGTAATCCTCCATTTTATCCATATGATAAAACTAAAGCTAGCAGTAAAATTTCAGTTGAAAAACTAATTGCAACACACGAAATTCACTTAAATTTAGAGCAAATCATTAAAGGTTCATCAAAATTACTCGAACAAAAAGGATATTTAAATTTAGTTATACCTGTTGAAAGACTTGTTGATTGTTTTCAATACATGCGTAATTACAACATCGAACCAAAAAGAGTTCAATTCATCATTCCGAGAATTCAAGATAAACCAAAATTAGTTCTAATTGAAGGTAGAATGAACGCAGGTTGAGGAGTTCATTTCTTACCAAATTTATATTTGCACAGTTCAGAAGATAAAAACTCACATGAATATTTACCAGAAATAAAAGAATTATATAAGCCAAAAATTGTAGGAGAAAATAATGAATAA
- the rnr gene encoding ribonuclease R: MDKKNIKTEIFEIINKFGPINFVQLVRKLKFLPSENKNVSKALIELEAELKIFKNWDGEYYTPILHDEFDGVLKINSTGKFGFVTELNENELIPAEEIRDCFVAKYFFNSAMHDDLVHVKVFFEDKTKEKTFGVITNIIERKTEELIGFLVSKNSFVDFKPLDNKFNNAKYRISDVKVNAKINDLVIAKISKIQGDFIYVTIEEIITNKTDPKVFFKAFLEKVKVPKEFSSVMDSELKEIPKSIENENFENRIDLRNELIVTIDGDDTKDFDDAVNVKRLENGNYLLGVHIADVSYYVTENSEIDKEALKRGTSIYLADRVIPMLPFELSNGICSLNPHEDRFAISALMEIDRNGNNVKTEIFPSIIQSKYRLTYKQVNKFLEEKTLLNENVELTNMINLSYELSKILHEYKTRQGYIDFEIEEPKIYLNEDGTVKDIVVGERGVSEVLIEDFMVRANEQVAEFLTSKKLPVMYRVHDAPDEEKLSNLENVLNVLDIPFKKPQGILDPIKFAQIATEIKKYKYDEFIKLLFLRTMQKAKYTSINIGHFGLASEFYCHFTSPIRRYPDLMIHRILRELVFNKNMDKLSHFNDIIEGIANQNSSMEQSSVDIERNSNDLFYAEYFKNKIGQKFHAQIISVTKFGMFIEFPNKTDALVHKSTLLDGEYEANETMTVLASSNRKFKIGQFIDVIVTGVDLVEGKVDAVLEEFYNDFLNNDKNKKNFRSVKSEQIRKN; encoded by the coding sequence ATGGATAAAAAAAATATTAAAACTGAAATTTTTGAGATTATTAACAAATTTGGACCAATTAATTTTGTTCAATTAGTTAGAAAATTAAAATTTTTGCCTAGTGAAAATAAAAATGTAAGTAAAGCTTTGATCGAGCTTGAAGCTGAATTAAAAATATTTAAGAATTGAGACGGTGAATATTACACACCGATTTTACATGATGAATTTGATGGAGTTTTAAAAATTAATTCAACTGGGAAATTCGGTTTTGTAACTGAATTAAATGAAAATGAGTTAATTCCAGCAGAAGAAATTCGTGACTGTTTTGTTGCCAAGTATTTTTTTAATAGCGCAATGCATGATGACTTAGTTCACGTTAAAGTTTTCTTCGAAGATAAAACTAAAGAAAAAACTTTTGGTGTAATTACTAATATTATTGAGCGTAAAACTGAAGAATTAATAGGTTTTTTAGTTTCAAAAAACTCTTTTGTAGATTTTAAACCACTTGATAATAAATTTAATAACGCTAAATATCGTATTTCTGATGTTAAAGTTAACGCTAAAATTAATGATTTAGTTATTGCCAAAATTTCTAAAATCCAAGGTGATTTTATTTATGTAACTATTGAAGAAATTATCACAAATAAGACTGATCCAAAAGTTTTTTTTAAAGCTTTTTTAGAAAAAGTTAAAGTTCCTAAAGAATTTAGCTCAGTTATGGATAGTGAGCTAAAAGAAATTCCTAAAAGTATTGAAAATGAAAACTTTGAAAATAGAATCGATCTTAGAAATGAACTAATTGTTACAATTGATGGTGATGATACTAAAGATTTTGATGACGCAGTTAATGTTAAAAGGTTAGAAAACGGAAATTATCTTCTTGGAGTGCACATTGCTGACGTTTCATATTACGTTACCGAAAACTCTGAAATTGACAAAGAAGCCTTGAAAAGAGGAACAAGTATCTACCTTGCTGACAGAGTTATTCCAATGCTACCTTTTGAACTTTCTAATGGAATTTGTTCATTAAATCCACATGAAGATAGATTTGCAATTAGTGCCTTAATGGAAATTGATAGAAACGGAAATAATGTTAAAACTGAAATTTTTCCATCAATAATCCAAAGTAAATATCGTTTAACATACAAACAAGTTAACAAGTTTTTGGAAGAGAAAACTTTATTAAATGAGAATGTAGAATTAACAAATATGATCAATCTTTCATATGAACTTTCAAAAATTCTTCACGAATACAAAACTAGGCAAGGTTACATTGATTTTGAAATTGAAGAACCAAAAATTTATCTTAACGAAGATGGGACAGTAAAAGATATTGTTGTTGGTGAACGGGGAGTTTCTGAAGTATTAATTGAAGATTTTATGGTTAGAGCTAACGAACAAGTTGCTGAATTTTTAACAAGTAAAAAACTTCCAGTTATGTATCGTGTTCATGATGCACCTGACGAAGAAAAACTATCAAACTTAGAGAATGTTTTAAATGTGTTAGATATACCATTTAAAAAACCTCAGGGAATTTTAGACCCAATAAAATTTGCACAAATCGCTACTGAAATTAAAAAATATAAATATGATGAATTCATAAAACTTTTATTCTTAAGGACAATGCAAAAAGCTAAATATACTTCAATAAATATTGGACACTTTGGTTTGGCAAGCGAATTTTATTGCCACTTTACTAGCCCAATTCGTAGATATCCAGATTTAATGATTCACAGAATTTTAAGAGAATTAGTGTTTAATAAAAATATGGATAAATTAAGTCATTTTAATGACATTATCGAAGGAATTGCAAATCAAAACTCTTCAATGGAGCAATCAAGCGTTGATATTGAACGTAATTCAAATGATTTATTTTATGCTGAATATTTTAAGAATAAAATCGGTCAAAAATTTCATGCTCAAATTATTAGTGTTACTAAATTTGGAATGTTTATTGAATTTCCAAATAAAACTGATGCACTTGTTCACAAAAGCACATTACTTGACGGCGAATATGAAGCTAATGAAACTATGACTGTTTTAGCTTCAAGTAATAGAAAATTCAAAATTGGACAATTTATTGACGTTATAGTTACTGGAGTTGACTTAGTTGAAGGAAAAGTTGATGCGGTTCTAGAAGAATTTTATAACGATTTTCTAAACAATGATAAAAATAAAAAGAACTTTAGAAGCGTAAAAAGTGAACAAATAAGAAAGAATTAA
- the secG gene encoding preprotein translocase subunit SecG, which yields MLILTIVLLIISVIIIIISFIMSPDSNAFSGALVGSGDLELFKTSKERGFKKILKYSMFGFGILLLLASILIRIFL from the coding sequence ATGTTAATTTTAACTATTGTTTTATTAATTATTTCAGTAATTATTATAATAATTTCATTTATTATGTCACCTGATTCTAATGCCTTTTCTGGAGCTTTAGTTGGTTCTGGAGATTTAGAGTTATTTAAAACTTCAAAGGAGAGAGGGTTTAAGAAAATTCTTAAATATTCAATGTTTGGTTTTGGTATTCTTTTACTTTTAGCAAGCATTTTAATTAGAATTTTCTTATAG
- a CDS encoding ATP-binding protein, producing MIIERKQYLDKLIRKKDNGRIKVITGIRRCGKSFLLFDLYKNYLLQNNITDEQIIEIALDNIDFLEYRDPFKLNDFIKSKINDDKKYYIFIDEIQFCTEVDNPYLKYSEEKITFVDILLSLMKDKRLDIYVTGNNSKMLSKNVLTQFRDRGDEIHVFPLSFSEFSSFYYDKNIAWEEYVLYGGMPYVLQLETFEEKSQYLKNLFDETYIKDVIERNKINNEAQNLDILLNFVSSSVGSLTNPNKLSNRFASEQKVNISNNTIFNYLSYFEESYVLYCAKRYDIKGSKYFSTPNKYYFADIGLRNALLNFRQVEETHLMENIIFNDLLRRGFNVDVGVVESFRKIDGKTERKTLEIDFVINKGNKRYYIQSAFALNNQEKIEQERNSLRKIDDSFKKIIIVKDNIIPRYDELGIYYVGVKDFLLDDKFFD from the coding sequence ATGATTATTGAAAGAAAGCAATATTTAGATAAATTAATTAGAAAAAAAGATAATGGAAGAATTAAAGTTATAACAGGGATTAGAAGATGTGGGAAATCATTTTTACTTTTTGATCTTTATAAAAATTATTTGTTACAAAATAATATAACTGATGAGCAAATAATCGAGATCGCACTTGATAATATCGATTTCTTAGAATATCGTGATCCATTTAAGTTAAATGATTTTATTAAAAGTAAAATTAATGATGATAAAAAATATTACATTTTTATTGATGAAATTCAATTTTGTACAGAAGTTGATAATCCTTATCTTAAATATAGTGAAGAAAAAATTACATTTGTTGATATTTTATTATCCTTAATGAAGGATAAAAGATTAGATATTTATGTAACTGGAAACAACTCAAAAATGCTTTCAAAAAATGTTTTAACTCAATTTAGAGATCGTGGAGATGAAATTCACGTTTTCCCTCTATCTTTTAGTGAATTTTCTTCATTTTATTATGATAAAAATATTGCATGAGAAGAATATGTCCTCTATGGTGGAATGCCTTATGTTTTACAACTAGAAACTTTTGAAGAAAAGAGCCAATATCTTAAAAATTTGTTTGATGAAACTTACATTAAGGATGTAATTGAAAGAAATAAAATAAATAATGAAGCTCAAAATTTAGATATTTTATTAAACTTTGTTTCTTCTTCAGTAGGATCATTAACTAACCCAAATAAATTATCTAATAGATTTGCTTCTGAACAAAAAGTCAACATTTCAAATAATACTATTTTTAACTATTTAAGTTATTTTGAAGAGTCTTACGTCTTGTATTGTGCTAAAAGATATGACATTAAAGGTTCTAAATATTTTTCTACACCTAATAAATATTATTTTGCTGATATAGGTCTTAGAAATGCACTATTAAACTTCAGACAAGTTGAAGAAACTCACCTGATGGAAAATATTATTTTCAATGATTTATTAAGACGTGGGTTTAATGTTGATGTTGGTGTAGTTGAATCATTTAGAAAAATTGATGGTAAAACAGAAAGAAAAACATTAGAAATTGACTTTGTTATAAATAAAGGAAATAAAAGATATTATATTCAATCTGCTTTTGCACTAAATAACCAAGAAAAAATTGAACAAGAGAGAAATTCACTAAGAAAAATTGATGATTCATTCAAGAAAATCATTATTGTAAAAGATAATATTATTCCTCGATATGACGAATTAGGAATATATTATGTAGGAGTAAAAGATTTCTTGTTAGATGATAAATTTTTTGATTAG
- a CDS encoding restriction endonuclease — MKKLIEKHLKKIIFSHFICGLIMTIVFIGILIKLKNGNDIITKFKLNKLDIIFLAFFVFFHLIIFICIVKYNSFSLSMVFLFIPSIPLNIIFFDIYLIKKFPFHFYKETNKIDINDVLLNYCDKYSTKSNDNKDNKQVNDEDNYKKGMVFEYQIINEYIELGYEVKWNALLREKDNGIDLIAKNKDTLIFIQCKNHSNEPNQKDIRAFFADSIWKKYFIDRKKGDLSKYEKLEIVFIYSNKTDNSISNWVKYHRQFNYENTKIDVYEKCIEWDSKKYHMNYKIPEFNPDKWISKKDMNNN, encoded by the coding sequence ATGAAAAAACTTATCGAAAAACATCTGAAGAAAATTATTTTTTCACATTTTATTTGTGGATTGATAATGACTATAGTCTTCATTGGAATTTTAATAAAATTAAAAAATGGTAATGATATTATTACAAAATTTAAATTAAATAAACTAGATATTATATTTCTTGCATTTTTCGTATTTTTTCATTTAATAATATTTATTTGTATTGTTAAATACAATAGTTTTAGTTTATCGATGGTTTTCTTATTTATTCCATCAATTCCTTTAAATATCATATTTTTTGACATTTATTTAATTAAAAAATTTCCTTTTCATTTTTATAAAGAGACTAATAAAATAGATATTAATGATGTTTTATTAAATTATTGTGATAAATATTCTACTAAATCAAACGATAATAAAGATAATAAACAAGTCAATGATGAAGACAATTATAAGAAGGGAATGGTTTTTGAATATCAAATAATTAACGAATATATCGAATTAGGTTATGAAGTAAAATGAAATGCCTTATTAAGGGAAAAAGATAATGGAATTGATTTAATTGCTAAAAATAAAGATACATTAATTTTTATACAATGTAAAAATCATTCAAATGAACCAAATCAAAAAGATATAAGAGCTTTTTTTGCAGATTCAATTTGAAAGAAATATTTTATAGATCGCAAAAAAGGAGATTTAAGTAAATATGAAAAATTAGAAATTGTTTTTATATATAGCAATAAGACTGATAATTCAATATCAAATTGAGTTAAATATCATAGACAATTTAATTATGAAAATACGAAAATTGATGTGTATGAAAAATGCATTGAATGAGATTCTAAAAAGTACCATATGAACTATAAAATACCAGAATTTAATCCTGATAAGTGAATTAGTAAAAAAGACATGAATAACAACTAA
- a CDS encoding ROK family protein — protein sequence MKNNTLKFASIDIGGTNTRFAIFENDKIIKKIRFSTDQNDYKKTLNKICDLLNEYNISGVGICIPGPADYENGIILTSPNLQGWNGKDIKKYILEHSNISEIAFENDANVMALSNHVEFNQGMNDITQFFTISTGLGAGLVLNNKIFTGSKYLAQEIARAPIAPISEPGFHLPEYSLELFCSGTGFSLRYEKATNLKKTTKEICDAYLAKNDNVAYKIISEGIEVLARLISISIAFVNPNLISFGGSVTEFNKWFVEEAIQRARSWTEENQFNNVKFVFDKNGDDSALFGLNYLIKSKFAEK from the coding sequence ATGAAAAATAATACATTAAAATTTGCCTCAATTGATATTGGTGGAACTAATACAAGATTTGCGATTTTTGAGAATGATAAAATTATTAAAAAAATAAGATTCTCAACTGATCAAAATGATTATAAAAAAACATTAAATAAAATTTGTGACTTACTTAATGAATACAATATCTCTGGTGTTGGTATTTGTATTCCAGGACCTGCTGATTATGAAAATGGGATTATTTTAACTAGTCCGAATTTACAAGGATGAAATGGTAAGGATATAAAAAAATATATTTTAGAACATTCTAATATTTCAGAAATTGCATTTGAAAATGATGCTAATGTTATGGCTCTTTCAAATCATGTAGAATTTAATCAAGGGATGAACGATATTACTCAATTTTTTACCATTTCAACCGGTTTAGGTGCTGGTTTAGTATTAAATAACAAAATTTTTACTGGTTCTAAATACCTAGCTCAAGAAATTGCTAGAGCACCAATTGCCCCTATATCAGAACCTGGATTCCATCTGCCAGAGTACTCACTTGAATTATTTTGCTCTGGAACTGGATTTTCACTAAGATATGAAAAAGCAACAAACTTGAAGAAAACAACTAAGGAAATTTGTGATGCTTACCTAGCTAAAAATGATAATGTTGCTTATAAAATTATTTCTGAAGGAATTGAAGTTCTTGCTAGATTAATTTCAATTTCAATTGCTTTTGTTAATCCAAATTTAATATCATTTGGTGGATCAGTAACTGAATTTAATAAATGATTTGTTGAAGAAGCAATACAAAGAGCAAGAAGTTGAACTGAAGAAAATCAATTTAACAATGTTAAATTTGTTTTTGATAAAAATGGTGATGATTCAGCTCTATTCGGACTAAATTATTTAATTAAATCTAAATTTGCTGAAAAATAA
- a CDS encoding Cof-type HAD-IIB family hydrolase: MIRKLFIQEKFLKKIREGKKTIEMRLNDPRRHNLKEGMVLKLENIDDNKDIQLIEITKINKYKNFDELYKCEDPILLGYDCAEEANPNDMLYFYSREKQDEWGVIAIHFNIVNFSFDLVDTFIFDMDGTSLNSKGLVSNENKEAFAKLKSLNKNIIVATGRPHYTAFDWIPHIGTDLPIITANGSMIYDHKNKKMLHFESIPKDEAKLIYRFLHELEYDFLVYTTVGILGNNANKTDFFVKSNYKTRIPEFYQEGYFIDQIDNYDVTKFLVITTSNSQRILNSVFDFMSECKGSYIVQSQWNMVDIQSKKASKGNGLKFLLKELNLDINRTISFGDADNDISNFDVTKFSVAMKEASSEVKSAAVLQTKSNDEPWINDFIEKYSK, from the coding sequence ATGATTAGAAAATTATTTATTCAAGAGAAATTTCTTAAAAAAATTAGAGAAGGTAAAAAAACTATAGAGATGAGGTTAAATGATCCTCGTAGACATAACTTAAAAGAAGGAATGGTTCTTAAACTTGAAAATATTGATGATAACAAAGATATTCAACTAATTGAAATCACGAAAATTAATAAGTATAAGAATTTTGACGAGTTATATAAATGCGAGGATCCTATTTTACTTGGATATGATTGTGCTGAAGAAGCTAATCCAAATGATATGCTATACTTTTATTCTAGAGAAAAACAGGATGAATGAGGAGTTATTGCCATCCACTTTAATATAGTTAATTTTAGTTTTGATTTAGTTGACACTTTCATTTTTGATATGGATGGAACAAGCCTAAACTCTAAAGGACTAGTAAGTAACGAAAATAAGGAGGCTTTTGCAAAGCTTAAATCATTAAATAAAAATATTATTGTTGCAACTGGGCGTCCTCATTATACAGCTTTTGATTGAATTCCTCATATTGGTACTGATTTACCTATCATCACAGCTAATGGTTCAATGATTTATGATCACAAGAATAAAAAAATGTTACATTTCGAATCAATACCAAAAGATGAAGCTAAATTAATTTATAGATTTTTACATGAATTAGAATATGATTTTTTAGTTTATACAACAGTTGGAATTTTAGGTAATAATGCAAATAAAACTGATTTTTTTGTGAAGTCAAATTACAAGACAAGAATACCAGAATTTTACCAAGAAGGTTATTTTATAGATCAAATAGACAACTATGATGTTACTAAATTTTTAGTTATAACCACAAGTAACTCACAAAGAATACTAAATTCAGTATTTGATTTTATGAGTGAGTGTAAAGGTTCGTACATAGTTCAATCTCAGTGAAATATGGTGGATATTCAAAGCAAAAAAGCATCTAAAGGAAATGGACTTAAATTTCTACTTAAAGAATTAAATTTAGATATAAATAGAACAATTTCCTTTGGTGATGCAGATAATGACATTAGCAACTTTGATGTAACCAAATTCTCTGTAGCGATGAAAGAAGCTTCTAGCGAAGTAAAAAGTGCTGCAGTTCTTCAAACCAAAAGTAATGATGAACCTTGAATAAATGATTTTATTGAAAAATATTCAAAATAA
- a CDS encoding cation:proton antiporter — protein MSGFIFSLGIIILLGFIIGWILSKIKIPGLAGMILFGIIIGPYMLNLISKQMLDLSDQFRQIALVIILTRSGLNLDIKKLLKIGHSAILMCFLPASFEIAAITVIGHFLLGISFVESAMLGAVLSAVSPAVVSPRMINLINKNIGTDKQIPQVILAGASFDDIYVIVLFYSFLNIATSSSFSALSLLKIPTSLITGIVVGVVFGIFVGKLFVFLTKEKVLKVILIFGINVLFLYFEYLINQMNWNSFSYNALISVLVFNITIFIINKEKVKETSDTFNYLWIVFEIILFVLVGAKLQIKTLNSNILQMILTIFIGLFFRAIAVYLCFINTNLNIKERIFCVIAFMPKATVQASIGSVAQSKGVDPNGVILATSILSILITAPLFAFLIDFSSKRLLITPKNISKWNI, from the coding sequence ATGAGTGGATTTATATTTTCATTAGGAATAATAATTCTTCTGGGTTTTATAATTGGTTGAATTTTATCAAAAATTAAAATTCCAGGTTTAGCTGGAATGATATTATTTGGAATCATTATTGGACCGTACATGTTAAATTTAATTAGTAAGCAGATGTTAGATCTTTCAGATCAATTTAGACAAATTGCCTTGGTTATAATTTTAACTAGAAGTGGACTAAATTTAGATATTAAAAAATTACTTAAAATTGGTCATAGTGCAATTTTAATGTGTTTTTTACCAGCTAGTTTTGAGATAGCTGCTATTACAGTAATTGGACATTTTTTATTAGGAATAAGCTTTGTTGAATCAGCAATGCTTGGAGCAGTTCTATCGGCAGTTTCTCCTGCTGTGGTATCACCCAGAATGATTAATTTAATTAATAAAAATATCGGAACTGACAAACAAATTCCGCAGGTTATTTTAGCCGGTGCTTCGTTTGATGATATTTATGTAATTGTATTATTTTATAGTTTCTTAAATATTGCGACAAGCAGTAGCTTCTCAGCACTTAGTTTATTAAAAATCCCAACAAGTTTAATTACAGGTATTGTTGTTGGAGTTGTTTTTGGAATTTTTGTTGGTAAACTTTTTGTGTTCTTAACAAAAGAAAAAGTCTTAAAAGTTATCTTAATTTTTGGCATTAATGTACTATTTTTATATTTTGAATATTTAATAAATCAAATGAATTGAAATTCATTTAGTTATAATGCTTTGATTTCTGTGCTAGTGTTTAATATAACAATTTTTATTATTAATAAAGAAAAAGTAAAAGAAACTAGCGACACTTTTAATTATCTTTGGATAGTATTTGAGATTATTTTATTTGTTTTAGTAGGTGCTAAGCTTCAAATTAAGACATTAAACTCAAATATATTACAAATGATTTTAACAATCTTTATTGGTTTATTTTTTAGAGCAATTGCAGTATATTTATGTTTTATCAATACTAATTTAAATATTAAAGAAAGAATCTTTTGTGTCATTGCTTTCATGCCTAAAGCTACAGTTCAAGCTTCAATTGGTAGTGTTGCACAAAGTAAAGGAGTTGACCCTAATGGTGTTATATTAGCCACTTCAATATTAAGTATTTTAATTACAGCACCTCTTTTTGCCTTTTTAATTGATTTTAGTTCTAAAAGATTATTAATCACTCCAAAAAACATTTCTAAATGAAATATATAA
- the rplM gene encoding 50S ribosomal protein L13: protein MRQTTIVNKENADKKWFVIDAEGQVLGRLAAQVATILRGKNKPTFTPNADMGDYVIVVNAEKVVLTAKKEDDKVYYSHSGYMGGLKSITAAKLRAKKPTALVEKAVHGMIPHTKLGDKQRRNLFVYAGPEHKHEAQQPVRIEVK from the coding sequence ATGAGACAAACTACAATCGTAAATAAAGAAAATGCTGATAAAAAGTGATTTGTAATCGATGCTGAAGGTCAAGTTCTTGGTCGTTTAGCAGCACAAGTTGCTACAATTTTAAGAGGAAAAAACAAACCTACATTTACACCTAATGCAGATATGGGTGATTATGTTATTGTTGTAAACGCAGAAAAAGTTGTTTTAACAGCTAAGAAAGAAGATGATAAAGTTTACTACTCACACTCAGGATACATGGGCGGATTAAAATCAATCACTGCAGCTAAATTAAGAGCTAAAAAACCAACAGCATTAGTTGAAAAAGCTGTTCACGGAATGATTCCACACACAAAATTAGGTGACAAACAACGTCGTAATCTTTTTGTGTACGCAGGACCAGAACACAAACATGAAGCACAACAACCAGTTAGAATTGAGGTTAAATAA